One segment of Proteus appendicitidis DNA contains the following:
- a CDS encoding MurR/RpiR family transcriptional regulator, translated as MNILERVQSNLDILSKSEKKVAEAVLTAPQTVIHSSIALMAKTADVSEPTVNRFCRRMATKGFPDFKLQLAQSIANGTPYVNRNIDDSDTVSSYTNKIFESAMAGLEDVKNNIDIAAINRAVDILTQAKKISFFGLGASAAVAHDAMNKFSRFNIPVTYFDDVVMQRMSCINSTDGDVVVIISHTGRTKNLVEIAKIARENDAAVIAITTPGSLLASEATLPILLDVPEDTDIYMPMISRLAQLTIIDVLATGFILRRGPKFRDNLKRVKEALRDSRFDK; from the coding sequence ATGAATATATTGGAAAGGGTTCAGTCTAATCTGGACATCTTGAGCAAATCAGAAAAAAAAGTCGCAGAGGCTGTTTTAACTGCGCCACAAACAGTTATCCATTCAAGTATTGCTTTAATGGCTAAAACGGCTGATGTTAGTGAGCCGACTGTTAATCGATTTTGCCGACGTATGGCAACAAAAGGATTTCCTGATTTCAAATTACAATTAGCACAAAGCATTGCCAATGGTACGCCTTATGTAAATCGTAATATTGATGATTCTGATACTGTCTCTTCTTATACCAATAAAATTTTTGAATCCGCAATGGCGGGACTTGAAGACGTTAAAAATAATATTGATATCGCGGCAATTAATCGCGCTGTTGATATTTTAACGCAAGCTAAAAAGATCTCTTTTTTTGGTTTAGGTGCATCAGCAGCCGTTGCCCACGATGCCATGAATAAGTTTTCTCGTTTTAATATTCCTGTCACTTATTTTGATGACGTTGTTATGCAACGTATGAGTTGCATAAATAGTACTGATGGCGATGTGGTTGTTATTATTTCGCATACAGGGCGCACTAAAAATTTAGTTGAAATTGCCAAAATCGCACGCGAAAACGATGCAGCCGTTATTGCCATTACAACGCCAGGCTCTCTTTTAGCCTCTGAAGCGACCCTGCCCATCTTGCTAGATGTGCCTGAAGATACTGATATTTACATGCCAATGATCTCCCGCCTTGCACAACTCACTATTATTGATGTTCTCGCAACAGGATTTATTTTACGCCGAGGACCAAAATTCAGAGATAACTTGAAGCGCGTCAAAGAAGCTTTACGTGATTCACGGTTTGATAAGTAA
- the pyk gene encoding pyruvate kinase: MSRRLRRTKIVTTLGPATDRDNNLEKIIIAGANVVRLNFSHGSAEDHLARANRTREIAARLGRHVAILGDLQGPKIRVSTFKDGKVFLNVGDKFLLDAALEKGEGNQNQVGIDYKGLPADVVPGDILLLDDGRVQLKVLKVDGLKVFTEVTVGGPLSNNKGINKLGGGLSADALTEKDKQDIITAAKIGVDYLAVSFPRTGEDLNLARRLARDAGCECQIVSKVERAEAVANDEIIDEIILASDVVMVARGDLGVEIGDPELVGVQKKLIRRARQLNRVVITATQMMESMITNPMPTRAEVMDVANAVLDGTDAVMLSAETAAGQYPAETVASMAQVCLGAEKMPAANVSKHRLDMVFDSVEEAIAMSTMYAANHMKGVNAIIAMTESGRTARMMSRISTGLPIFSMSRHEKTLNQTALYRGVTPVYCSTHTDGIAAANEAIGRLRDKGFLVSGDLVLVTQGDQMGTIGSTNTCRILTVE; encoded by the coding sequence ATGTCCAGACGGCTCAGAAGAACAAAAATTGTTACCACCTTAGGCCCAGCAACAGATCGTGATAATAACTTAGAAAAAATTATTATTGCTGGTGCAAATGTTGTTCGATTAAATTTCTCTCATGGTTCTGCGGAAGATCATCTTGCTCGCGCTAATCGCACGCGTGAAATCGCAGCAAGATTAGGTCGCCATGTTGCTATTCTCGGGGATTTACAAGGCCCTAAAATCCGTGTATCTACCTTTAAAGACGGAAAAGTTTTCCTGAATGTCGGTGATAAATTCTTACTTGATGCTGCGCTCGAAAAAGGCGAAGGCAATCAAAATCAAGTGGGTATTGATTATAAAGGCTTACCTGCTGATGTGGTTCCAGGTGATATTTTACTTCTTGATGATGGTCGAGTTCAGTTAAAAGTCCTCAAAGTAGATGGTTTAAAAGTCTTTACTGAAGTGACTGTCGGTGGCCCTTTATCTAACAATAAAGGTATTAATAAGCTCGGTGGCGGTCTCTCTGCTGATGCATTAACCGAAAAAGATAAGCAAGATATTATTACGGCTGCAAAAATCGGTGTTGATTACCTTGCCGTTTCATTCCCAAGAACGGGCGAAGATCTTAACCTTGCTCGCCGTTTAGCCCGTGATGCTGGCTGTGAATGCCAAATTGTTTCAAAAGTAGAACGCGCTGAAGCGGTTGCTAATGATGAAATTATTGATGAAATCATTCTCGCTTCAGATGTAGTGATGGTTGCTCGTGGTGATTTAGGCGTTGAAATTGGTGATCCTGAACTGGTTGGCGTACAGAAAAAATTAATTCGTCGTGCTCGTCAGCTTAATCGTGTCGTTATCACTGCCACTCAAATGATGGAGTCAATGATAACAAATCCAATGCCAACGCGTGCCGAAGTAATGGACGTTGCTAACGCAGTATTAGATGGTACTGATGCCGTTATGCTTTCAGCAGAAACTGCGGCAGGACAATATCCAGCAGAAACCGTCGCTTCCATGGCACAGGTCTGCTTAGGCGCTGAAAAAATGCCAGCCGCCAATGTTTCTAAGCACCGTTTAGATATGGTGTTTGATTCGGTAGAAGAAGCCATTGCGATGTCTACAATGTATGCCGCTAACCATATGAAAGGCGTTAATGCGATTATTGCGATGACTGAATCAGGTCGCACTGCGCGCATGATGTCTCGTATCAGTACAGGCTTACCTATTTTCTCAATGTCTCGTCATGAAAAAACATTAAATCAGACCGCACTTTATCGTGGCGTAACCCCAGTTTATTGCAGTACTCACACTGATGGTATTGCCGCTGCTAATGAAGCCATTGGCCGTTTACGTGATAAAGGTTTCTTAGTTTCTGGTGATTTAGTGTTAGTTACTCAAGGTGACCAAATGGGCACAATCGGTAGCACCAATACATGCCGTATTCTAACTGTTGAATAA
- the lpxM gene encoding lauroyl-Kdo(2)-lipid IV(A) myristoyltransferase (LpxM is lauroyl-Kdo(2)-lipid IV(A) myristoyltransferase, an enzyme characterized in Escherichia coli and involved in biosynthesis of the form of lipid A found in that species and some closely related species.), with protein MNKEKDTDSKAGYVPTFHRAYLHPRHWGTWLGAGVLSALAYMPVKWRDPFLASIGRFVGRKAKSARRRADINLRYCFPTWNKTQRENVLDSMFETAPQSFVMLAELCLRGPERILKRTSWQGLEIIERFKAQGRNVIFMVPHGWAVDIPAMLLASTGQKMAAMFHHQKDPVADYLWNKARHHFDGRLHSREAGIKPFISSVRQGYWGYYLPDQDHGAEHSQFVDFFGTYKATLPAIGRLMKVCRAAIVPLFPVYCHKTHQLSIIVREPMDDIEDKDDAYIARRMNEELEALVTPTPEQYTWILKLLKTRKEGEIEPYARENILD; from the coding sequence ATGAATAAAGAAAAAGATACAGATAGCAAAGCGGGTTATGTACCCACTTTTCACCGTGCATATTTGCATCCTCGTCATTGGGGAACATGGTTAGGTGCCGGTGTATTAAGCGCATTAGCTTACATGCCCGTAAAATGGCGTGATCCATTTCTTGCTTCCATTGGTCGTTTTGTTGGACGTAAAGCGAAAAGCGCAAGACGTCGTGCAGATATCAACTTGAGATACTGTTTTCCTACATGGAATAAAACGCAACGTGAAAATGTACTCGACAGTATGTTTGAAACTGCGCCTCAATCTTTTGTGATGTTAGCAGAGCTTTGCTTAAGAGGTCCTGAGCGTATATTAAAACGTACATCTTGGCAGGGATTGGAAATTATTGAGCGTTTTAAAGCGCAAGGTCGTAATGTTATTTTTATGGTACCTCATGGCTGGGCTGTTGATATCCCAGCAATGCTGTTAGCATCAACAGGTCAGAAGATGGCAGCGATGTTTCACCACCAAAAAGATCCTGTTGCTGATTATTTATGGAATAAAGCACGCCACCATTTTGATGGTCGATTACATTCACGCGAAGCGGGTATTAAGCCTTTTATTTCTTCTGTGCGACAAGGTTACTGGGGCTATTATTTACCAGATCAAGATCATGGTGCAGAGCATAGCCAATTTGTGGATTTTTTCGGTACCTATAAAGCGACATTACCCGCGATAGGGCGGTTAATGAAAGTATGCCGAGCGGCTATCGTACCGTTGTTCCCAGTGTATTGTCATAAAACACATCAGCTCAGTATTATTGTTCGAGAGCCAATGGATGATATTGAAGATAAAGATGATGCCTACATTGCACGCAGAATGAATGAAGAGTTAGAAGCATTAGTGACACCAACACCAGAGCAATATACGTGGATCTTAAAATTACTGAAGACACGTAAAGAGGGCGAAATAGAGCCTTACGCTCGTGAAAATATCTTGGACTAG
- the mepM gene encoding murein DD-endopeptidase MepM has translation MQQKKSIAQVYLSLPLPHKIMLGSLTAATLVVAIWRPVVLQNEQGREVPVSIQMPLANQDENTDDIITDSSDQLTDEGLVGTDDDSDTSTAVAQVPHTYIVSSGDSLSSILTQFGIDSADIATISNQNKDLRNLKIGQPISWELDDNGLLKELSWGVSRRETRVYTRTETGFNETKEFQKGEWKNSVTTGVIRGSFSVSATNAGLTNSEARAVTKALQWQVDFKKLQSGDQFAALFSREVLDGRTEQSELIGVRLRSAGKDYYAFLAEDGRFYDSQAGGLERGFMRFPTVKQFRVSSQFNPRRINPVTGRLAAHKGVDFAMPVGTPVLATGDGEVIVAKYSGAAGNFIAIRHGSQYTTRYMHLRQLLVKPGQRVKRGDRIALSGNTGRSTGPHLHYELWINQQAVNPLTATLPRADGLTGKDKQEYLAKVKEIKPQLVLAD, from the coding sequence GTGCAGCAGAAGAAATCCATTGCACAGGTATATTTAAGTTTACCGCTCCCACATAAGATCATGCTTGGTTCGTTAACTGCAGCAACACTGGTCGTCGCAATTTGGCGACCAGTAGTTCTTCAAAATGAGCAAGGCCGTGAAGTTCCTGTCAGCATTCAGATGCCTCTTGCCAACCAAGATGAAAATACTGATGACATTATCACTGACAGTAGTGATCAACTGACTGATGAAGGCTTAGTCGGTACAGATGATGATTCCGATACAAGTACTGCCGTTGCACAAGTCCCTCATACCTATATTGTCTCTAGTGGTGATTCATTAAGTTCAATACTGACTCAGTTTGGTATTGATTCTGCTGATATCGCAACTATCTCTAATCAAAATAAAGATCTTAGAAACCTTAAAATTGGGCAGCCTATTAGCTGGGAGCTTGATGATAATGGATTGCTAAAAGAGTTAAGTTGGGGCGTTTCTCGCCGTGAAACCCGTGTTTATACTCGTACAGAAACGGGCTTTAATGAGACAAAAGAGTTTCAAAAAGGTGAGTGGAAAAACAGTGTTACCACAGGTGTTATTCGTGGTAGCTTCTCTGTTAGCGCAACGAATGCAGGTTTAACTAATTCAGAAGCGCGCGCAGTGACCAAAGCATTACAATGGCAAGTAGACTTTAAAAAACTACAAAGTGGCGATCAATTTGCAGCGCTCTTTTCTCGTGAAGTGCTTGATGGTCGTACAGAGCAAAGTGAGCTCATTGGCGTGCGTTTACGCAGCGCGGGTAAAGACTACTATGCTTTCCTTGCTGAAGATGGTCGTTTTTATGATAGTCAAGCTGGTGGATTAGAACGTGGATTTATGCGATTCCCAACGGTGAAGCAATTTAGAGTTTCCTCTCAATTTAACCCTCGTCGTATTAACCCTGTTACAGGTCGTTTAGCTGCTCATAAAGGTGTCGATTTTGCTATGCCAGTAGGAACTCCTGTATTAGCAACAGGGGATGGTGAAGTTATTGTCGCTAAATACAGTGGTGCCGCAGGTAACTTTATTGCTATTCGCCATGGTAGCCAATACACAACACGTTATATGCACTTACGTCAGTTACTTGTAAAACCGGGACAACGTGTTAAGCGTGGGGATAGAATCGCGTTATCAGGGAATACAGGACGTTCTACGGGGCCTCATTTACACTATGAGCTGTGGATCAACCAACAAGCAGTCAATCCACTAACGGCAACATTGCCTCGTGCTGATGGTTTAACGGGTAAAGATAAACAAGAATATCTTGCTAAAGTAAAAGAGATTAAACCTCAGTTAGTGCTAGCCGATTGA
- the znuA gene encoding zinc ABC transporter substrate-binding protein ZnuA, with product MLHKNNKFAHRFLLKSFLATAMISSFSASVQADVVVSIRPLGFIAAAIADGVTPTQVLLPDGASPHDYALKPSDLKKITSADLMVWVGPDMEVFLDKPLNRLTDNHKLALAETDEIKSLLLKDDDDNVHKHEENHEHHSHGDYNMHIWLSPEIALSSAKQIHERLITLYPDKKELLDVNLGKFSEQLKQTDKNLVNILSPVRNKGYFVFHDAYGYFEKHYNLKPLGHFTINPEIQPGAQKLHQIRTQLVEQKATCIFAEPQFRPTVIETVAKGTGVKMGVLDPLGSGIALTQESYTKFLTQLANQYASCLNETQ from the coding sequence ATGTTACATAAAAACAACAAATTTGCGCATCGTTTTTTATTGAAATCATTTTTAGCGACAGCGATGATAAGCTCATTCAGTGCTTCAGTGCAGGCTGATGTCGTCGTTTCCATTAGACCATTAGGATTTATTGCTGCCGCTATCGCTGATGGAGTCACTCCAACACAGGTTTTATTACCAGATGGAGCATCTCCACACGATTATGCATTAAAACCCTCTGATTTGAAAAAAATCACCTCCGCAGACCTGATGGTATGGGTAGGACCTGATATGGAAGTGTTTTTAGATAAGCCATTAAACAGACTTACTGACAATCATAAGTTGGCTTTAGCGGAAACTGACGAAATAAAGTCGCTTTTATTGAAAGATGATGATGACAATGTGCATAAACATGAGGAAAATCACGAACATCATTCTCATGGTGATTATAATATGCACATCTGGTTATCACCAGAAATTGCGTTGTCGTCTGCAAAACAGATCCACGAAAGGTTAATTACACTCTATCCAGATAAAAAAGAACTTCTGGACGTAAACCTAGGTAAATTCAGCGAACAACTCAAGCAAACTGATAAGAATCTTGTTAATATTCTGTCGCCTGTGAGAAATAAGGGTTATTTTGTCTTTCATGATGCTTATGGCTACTTCGAAAAACATTATAATTTAAAGCCGTTAGGTCATTTTACGATCAACCCTGAAATACAGCCGGGTGCGCAGAAATTACATCAAATACGAACACAGTTGGTTGAGCAAAAAGCAACTTGCATCTTTGCTGAGCCACAATTTAGGCCGACAGTAATAGAAACAGTGGCGAAAGGCACTGGGGTTAAAATGGGTGTATTAGACCCCCTAGGAAGTGGGATTGCTCTAACTCAAGAGAGCTATACAAAATTCCTTACCCAACTAGCTAACCAATATGCGAGCTGCCTGAATGAAACACAATAA
- the znuC gene encoding zinc ABC transporter ATP-binding protein ZnuC has product MSDLICLKSVCVSFGEREILKDISFDLKAGRILTLLGPNGAGKSTVIRLVLGLLNPTSGKVERQNALRVGYVPQKLYLDPTMPLTVKRFMTLKPGVHDKDILPALERVNAAKLINQPMQKLSGGESQRVLLARALLNQPQLLVLDEPTQGVDVNGQLALYDLINQLRHELGCAILMVSHDLHLVMAKTDEVLCLNGHICCSGTPDVVSSHPEFIAMFGSRGAEQLGIYRHHHQHSKECRHD; this is encoded by the coding sequence ATGTCTGACTTGATTTGTTTAAAATCGGTTTGTGTTTCTTTTGGTGAAAGAGAAATTTTAAAAGATATCTCTTTTGATCTAAAAGCAGGCCGTATTCTTACTTTACTTGGTCCTAATGGCGCAGGTAAATCTACGGTTATCCGTTTAGTTCTTGGTTTATTAAATCCAACCTCAGGAAAAGTTGAGCGTCAAAATGCGCTAAGAGTGGGCTATGTGCCACAAAAACTTTATCTCGATCCCACCATGCCACTCACCGTTAAACGGTTTATGACATTAAAACCGGGGGTTCATGATAAAGATATTCTCCCTGCTTTAGAACGCGTTAATGCGGCTAAATTAATCAATCAGCCTATGCAGAAACTTTCTGGCGGTGAGTCTCAACGAGTGTTGTTAGCAAGAGCGTTGCTTAATCAACCTCAACTTTTAGTTTTAGATGAACCCACACAAGGTGTTGATGTGAATGGTCAATTAGCACTTTATGATTTAATTAATCAGCTTCGTCATGAATTAGGTTGTGCCATCTTGATGGTTTCTCATGATCTTCATCTTGTAATGGCGAAAACAGACGAAGTCCTCTGTTTAAATGGTCATATTTGCTGTTCGGGTACACCTGACGTGGTGTCTTCTCACCCTGAATTTATTGCCATGTTTGGAAGCCGCGGTGCTGAGCAACTGGGTATTTATCGTCATCATCACCAGCATAGTAAGGAGTGTCGTCATGATTGA
- the znuB gene encoding zinc ABC transporter permease subunit ZnuB — MIELLLPGWIAGMLLAMAAGPLGSFVVWRRMSYFGDTLAHASLLGVAFGLLFNIEPFYAVIAVTLLLAILLVWLELKPQLSVDTLLGIMAHSALSLGLVVVSLMSNVRVDLMAYLFGDLLSVNYQDVISIFIGVVIVLFVIIRSWRPLLSMTINQDMAFVDGVNIQRERLKLMMITALTIGLAMKFVGALIITSLLIIPAATARRFARSPEQMALIAIAVGMLAITGGLTFSAFYDTPAGPSVVLAASCLFILSLFAPTKQ, encoded by the coding sequence ATGATTGAGTTGCTGTTACCGGGTTGGATTGCCGGTATGCTCTTAGCAATGGCGGCGGGTCCTTTAGGCTCTTTTGTCGTTTGGCGTCGTATGTCTTATTTTGGTGATACTTTAGCTCACGCCTCACTACTTGGTGTTGCTTTTGGTTTGCTATTTAACATCGAGCCTTTTTATGCTGTTATTGCAGTCACGCTTCTTCTCGCTATTTTATTGGTCTGGTTAGAGTTAAAACCTCAACTTTCTGTTGATACTCTTTTAGGGATCATGGCACACAGTGCGCTTTCTTTAGGGCTTGTGGTTGTTAGTTTAATGTCGAATGTACGTGTTGATTTAATGGCTTATCTGTTTGGTGATTTGCTGTCTGTAAACTATCAAGACGTTATCAGCATTTTTATTGGTGTTGTAATTGTTTTATTTGTGATTATTCGCTCATGGCGTCCACTACTTTCCATGACAATTAATCAAGATATGGCATTTGTTGATGGTGTGAATATTCAACGAGAACGCTTAAAGCTAATGATGATCACCGCATTAACCATTGGTTTAGCTATGAAGTTTGTCGGTGCGCTGATCATTACCTCGTTACTGATCATCCCTGCAGCAACAGCACGTCGTTTTGCTCGTTCCCCAGAGCAAATGGCTCTGATTGCAATCGCGGTTGGTATGTTGGCAATTACTGGTGGCTTAACCTTCTCTGCTTTCTATGACACGCCTGCTGGTCCTTCAGTGGTTTTAGCGGCGAGTTGCCTCTTTATTTTAAGTTTATTTGCCCCGACTAAACAGTAA
- the ruvB gene encoding Holliday junction branch migration DNA helicase RuvB has translation MIEADRLISAEIQQPEEEIIDRAIRPKSLAEYVGQPQVREQMEIFIQAAKLRHDALDHLLIFGPPGLGKTTLANIIANEMGVNLRTTSGPVLEKAGDLAAMLTNLEPHDVLFIDEIHRLSPVVEEILYPAMEDYQLDIMIGEGPAARSIKIDLPPFTLVGATTRAGSLTSPLRDRFGIVQRLEFYNVDDLQHIVSRSANFMGLEMTDEGARQIAMRSRGTPRITNRLLRRVRDFAQVKGNGAIDEEIASKALDMLNVDAAGFDYLDRKLLFAIIDKFMGGPVGLDNLAAAIGEERETIEDVLEPYLIQQGFIQRTPRGRVATNHAYRHFNRVMED, from the coding sequence GTGATTGAAGCAGATCGCCTGATTTCAGCAGAAATTCAACAACCTGAAGAAGAAATTATTGATAGGGCGATCCGTCCTAAATCTCTTGCCGAATATGTTGGGCAACCGCAAGTTCGAGAACAAATGGAGATTTTTATTCAGGCGGCTAAATTGCGTCATGATGCGCTCGATCATCTGCTTATCTTTGGACCTCCCGGATTAGGTAAAACCACATTAGCAAATATCATTGCTAATGAAATGGGGGTTAATTTACGTACCACATCAGGCCCTGTACTTGAAAAAGCCGGTGATTTAGCCGCTATGCTAACTAACCTAGAGCCTCATGACGTATTATTTATTGATGAAATTCATCGTCTTTCACCTGTTGTTGAAGAAATTCTTTATCCAGCAATGGAAGATTATCAACTTGATATTATGATTGGTGAAGGACCTGCGGCTCGTTCAATTAAAATTGACCTCCCTCCATTTACCTTAGTGGGTGCAACCACAAGAGCTGGCTCTTTAACATCGCCATTGCGCGACCGTTTTGGTATTGTTCAACGTCTTGAGTTTTATAATGTTGACGATCTTCAACATATTGTTTCTCGTAGTGCCAATTTTATGGGATTAGAGATGACAGATGAAGGCGCTCGTCAAATTGCGATGCGTTCACGAGGTACACCGCGTATTACTAACCGATTATTGCGCCGTGTGAGAGATTTTGCCCAAGTAAAAGGCAATGGTGCCATTGATGAAGAGATTGCTTCTAAAGCGCTTGATATGTTGAATGTGGATGCAGCCGGTTTTGATTATTTAGATCGAAAACTCCTTTTTGCCATCATTGATAAATTTATGGGTGGCCCTGTCGGATTAGATAACCTTGCGGCAGCTATTGGTGAAGAGCGTGAAACCATAGAAGATGTATTAGAGCCTTATTTAATTCAGCAAGGTTTTATTCAGCGTACACCACGGGGCCGTGTTGCCACTAATCATGCCTATCGTCATTTTAATCGAGTTATGGAAGATTAG
- the ruvA gene encoding Holliday junction branch migration protein RuvA, whose product MIGRIRGIILEKQPPVVLIEAGNGVGYEINMPMTCFYELPDIGQEAIIYTQFIVREDAQLLYGFNQKQERALFRELIKVNGVGPKLALAILSGMSARQFVTAIENESITSLVKLPGVGKKTAERLVVEMKDRFKGLNGDLFENNDIELPESTSPKAPKAADIEAEASAALIALGYKPQEAAKMISKVAKLGTDSETLIKEALRAAI is encoded by the coding sequence GTGATAGGTCGTATCAGAGGAATTATTCTTGAAAAACAGCCACCAGTGGTGCTGATCGAGGCAGGTAATGGTGTGGGTTATGAAATCAATATGCCAATGACCTGTTTTTATGAATTGCCTGATATTGGTCAAGAAGCCATTATCTACACGCAATTTATCGTACGTGAAGATGCACAATTACTTTATGGTTTTAACCAAAAACAAGAGCGCGCACTTTTTCGTGAATTAATTAAAGTGAATGGTGTGGGACCTAAACTTGCATTAGCCATTCTATCTGGCATGTCTGCTCGTCAATTTGTCACCGCGATTGAAAATGAATCTATCACTTCACTAGTGAAATTACCGGGTGTAGGTAAGAAAACGGCGGAGCGTTTAGTGGTTGAAATGAAAGATCGCTTTAAAGGTCTTAATGGTGATTTATTCGAAAATAATGATATCGAGTTACCAGAAAGTACTTCACCTAAAGCACCAAAAGCGGCAGATATTGAAGCCGAAGCCTCTGCGGCATTAATCGCATTAGGCTATAAACCACAAGAAGCTGCAAAAATGATCAGCAAAGTGGCAAAACTGGGTACAGATAGCGAGACACTTATCAAAGAAGCGTTGCGCGCGGCTATTTAG
- the ruvC gene encoding crossover junction endodeoxyribonuclease RuvC has product MAIILGIDPGSRVTGYGVIRQQGRQLIYLGSGCIRTQVPDLPNRLKRIYAGVSEIITQFSPDVFAVEQVFMAKNADSALKLGQARGVAILAAVNNDLPVFEYAARQVKQTVVGTGAAEKSQVQHMVRSILKLSAAPQSDAADALAIAITHCHFNQNLLRVGDPRLVLTRGRLR; this is encoded by the coding sequence ATGGCTATCATTCTAGGTATAGACCCCGGCTCGCGTGTTACAGGCTATGGTGTAATTCGACAACAAGGGCGTCAGCTTATCTATTTGGGAAGCGGTTGTATTCGTACACAAGTTCCCGATCTCCCCAATCGACTTAAGCGTATTTATGCTGGTGTTAGCGAAATTATTACTCAATTTTCGCCGGATGTGTTTGCCGTTGAACAAGTGTTTATGGCTAAAAATGCTGACTCCGCATTAAAACTGGGGCAAGCGCGAGGTGTTGCGATACTCGCCGCAGTAAATAATGATTTACCTGTTTTTGAATATGCAGCTCGCCAAGTTAAACAGACCGTTGTGGGCACGGGCGCTGCTGAAAAAAGCCAAGTACAACATATGGTGCGCTCAATACTAAAATTATCTGCGGCACCACAATCAGATGCTGCTGATGCCTTGGCGATTGCTATCACTCATTGTCATTTTAACCAAAATTTATTACGTGTGGGCGATCCTCGATTAGTGTTAACACGAGGCAGGTTAAGATAA
- a CDS encoding YebC/PmpR family DNA-binding transcriptional regulator: MAGHSKWANTKHRKAAQDAKRGKIFTKIIRELVTAARLGGGDPATNPRLRAAVDKALSNNMTRDTLNRAIARGVGNDENDNMETIIYEGYGPAGTAVMVECLSDNRNRTVSDVRHAFTKTGGNLGTDGSVSYLFTKKGVISYAPGVDEDAIMEAALEAGADDVETFDDGAIDVYTTPESFGEVKDAMDAAGFVAESAEVSMIPSTKAELDIETAPKLMRLIDMLEDSDDVQEVYHNGDISDKVAKQLEDIL; the protein is encoded by the coding sequence ATGGCAGGTCATAGTAAATGGGCCAATACAAAACACCGTAAAGCAGCGCAAGATGCGAAACGCGGTAAAATTTTCACTAAAATCATCCGTGAATTAGTTACAGCAGCACGTTTAGGTGGTGGTGATCCTGCAACTAACCCACGTTTACGTGCGGCAGTTGATAAAGCATTATCGAACAACATGACTCGTGACACTTTAAATCGTGCAATTGCACGAGGTGTGGGTAATGATGAAAACGATAATATGGAAACCATCATTTATGAAGGCTATGGTCCTGCGGGTACTGCGGTGATGGTTGAATGCTTAAGTGATAATCGTAACCGTACTGTTTCCGATGTTCGCCATGCATTTACCAAAACAGGTGGTAATTTAGGAACAGATGGTTCTGTATCTTATCTGTTTACCAAAAAAGGCGTCATTTCCTACGCACCGGGTGTGGACGAAGATGCCATTATGGAAGCTGCGTTAGAAGCTGGTGCTGACGACGTTGAAACTTTTGATGATGGTGCTATTGATGTTTACACCACACCAGAATCTTTTGGTGAAGTAAAAGATGCAATGGATGCAGCAGGTTTTGTTGCTGAATCAGCAGAAGTTTCAATGATCCCATCAACTAAAGCAGAATTAGATATTGAAACTGCACCAAAATTAATGCGTCTTATCGATATGTTAGAAGACAGTGATGACGTGCAAGAAGTCTATCACAACGGTGATATCTCAGATAAAGTTGCAAAACAACTGGAAGATATCCTGTAA